In Devosia chinhatensis, the following are encoded in one genomic region:
- a CDS encoding aldo/keto reductase codes for MQKCPAIPLNDGQAIPQLGFGVWRLEEDDAPDVVGAAIKAGYRHIDTAQGYDNEAGVGRAIAEADIDRQDLFITSKLRNGHQGYDSAMRSLEESLDRLQLDYLDLFLIHWPAPAHDKYAETWKAFVELQKQGRVRSIGVSNFLPEHIQRIIAETGVVPAVNQVELHPAYQQRDIREWHRDHDIQLECYSPLGGKDTGLFENPAISEIAERHGKSAAQVIIRWHIQQNLIVLPKSSKPERAAENFDVWDFTLSADDVARLDALDRPDGKTLPQPDENNEMF; via the coding sequence AGAAATGTCCCGCGATCCCCCTTAATGACGGCCAGGCCATACCCCAGCTCGGATTCGGCGTCTGGAGGCTTGAGGAAGATGACGCACCTGATGTGGTGGGCGCAGCGATCAAGGCCGGTTATCGTCACATTGACACGGCCCAGGGTTACGACAACGAGGCCGGCGTCGGCCGCGCGATTGCCGAAGCTGACATCGATCGGCAAGATCTCTTCATCACCTCCAAGTTGCGGAACGGCCATCAGGGTTATGACAGCGCCATGCGATCCTTGGAAGAATCGCTCGACCGGCTGCAACTCGATTATCTGGACCTGTTCCTGATCCACTGGCCTGCACCGGCGCATGACAAATATGCAGAAACGTGGAAAGCATTCGTCGAGCTTCAGAAGCAGGGCCGAGTGCGCTCGATCGGGGTGTCCAACTTTCTGCCCGAGCACATCCAGCGCATCATAGCCGAAACCGGCGTGGTTCCCGCAGTCAACCAGGTGGAGCTTCACCCCGCCTATCAACAGCGGGACATTCGCGAATGGCATCGCGACCACGATATTCAGCTTGAATGCTATAGTCCGCTGGGCGGCAAGGACACTGGGCTGTTCGAGAACCCTGCAATCTCTGAGATTGCAGAACGTCACGGCAAATCGGCTGCTCAGGTCATCATCCGCTGGCATATCCAGCAGAACCTCATTGTCCTGCCCAAGAGCAGCAAGCCCGAACGCGCCGCAGAAAATTTCGACGTCTGGGATTTCACCCTCTCCGCCGATGACGTGGCCAGGCTCGATGCCCTCGACAGGCCCGATGGCAAGACCTTGCCTCAGCCAGATGAAAATAACGAAATGTTTTGA
- a CDS encoding Gfo/Idh/MocA family protein, translating to MSNTIGVGLIGTGYMGKCHALAWTSVKAVFGAGPRPRLVHLAEANEELAFKKADEFGFDRATGDWRQLIADSEVDVVSVTTPNAFHAEMAIAALEAGKHVWCEKPMAVSLVDAQRMADAARASGRVAILGYNYIQNPMVRQIGDLIASGAIGVLNHVRVEMDEDFMADPEALFYWKSEASSGYGALDDFAVHPLSLLQTLIGNPTRVFAHQAKPYADRPLADGGRRTVETFDIANVLFEIGEISGVLAVNRSAWGRKGRIALQIFGSAGSIVYDQERMNELQIYQANGPAGAQGYTSILAAPVHMPYDRFIPAPGHGLGFNDLKIIECHELLNAMSGMPARVVDFDRGLEIERIVHAMAASHDSQDWVHIAAE from the coding sequence ATGTCGAATACGATTGGCGTCGGGCTTATCGGCACGGGCTATATGGGCAAGTGCCACGCTCTGGCCTGGACCTCCGTCAAGGCGGTTTTCGGAGCGGGGCCCCGTCCGAGGCTTGTGCATCTTGCAGAGGCCAATGAAGAACTGGCCTTTAAGAAAGCCGATGAGTTCGGCTTTGACCGCGCCACGGGAGACTGGCGTCAACTGATTGCCGATAGCGAGGTGGATGTGGTGTCGGTGACGACGCCCAATGCCTTTCACGCGGAAATGGCGATTGCGGCTCTGGAGGCGGGCAAGCATGTATGGTGCGAAAAGCCCATGGCGGTAAGCCTGGTCGATGCGCAGCGCATGGCCGATGCTGCCCGCGCCAGCGGCCGGGTGGCCATTTTGGGCTACAATTACATCCAGAACCCCATGGTGCGGCAGATTGGCGACCTGATCGCATCGGGCGCAATTGGCGTGCTCAACCATGTGCGGGTCGAGATGGATGAGGACTTCATGGCCGATCCTGAGGCCTTGTTCTATTGGAAGAGCGAAGCCAGTTCCGGCTACGGTGCGCTGGACGATTTCGCGGTCCACCCCCTCAGTTTGCTCCAGACGCTGATCGGCAATCCGACAAGGGTGTTCGCGCACCAGGCCAAGCCTTATGCGGACCGTCCGCTGGCCGACGGCGGCCGCCGGACCGTAGAGACGTTCGATATCGCCAATGTGCTGTTCGAGATCGGTGAGATCAGCGGCGTGCTTGCCGTCAATAGGTCTGCCTGGGGTCGCAAGGGCAGGATCGCGTTGCAGATCTTCGGTTCAGCGGGAAGTATCGTGTATGATCAGGAGCGGATGAATGAGCTTCAGATCTACCAAGCCAACGGACCGGCCGGAGCACAGGGATATACAAGCATTCTGGCGGCGCCCGTGCACATGCCTTATGACCGATTCATTCCGGCGCCGGGCCACGGCCTGGGTTTCAACGACCTCAAGATCATCGAATGTCACGAATTGCTGAATGCCATGTCGGGCATGCCAGCACGCGTTGTCGACTTCGACAGGGGTCTGGAGATCGAGCGGATTGTCCATGCCATGGCTGCCAGCCATGACAGTCAGGACTGGGTCCATATCGCGGCGGAGTAG